A region from the Desulfoglaeba alkanexedens ALDC genome encodes:
- the csx2 gene encoding TIGR02221 family CRISPR-associated protein: protein MRRVFLSFLGLGTRKGDSYDYDFARYAMDGKESRRTKFVQAAEVELLGPESFNLVLIVTTEKSQSLHFDSLKSELLDLGARHIVCLPLEEDMTEAGQWRWFEAILEHIQTEDHLSVDITHGYRAIPIVFSTSIHFLQKAKRVNVEHVFYGAYEKNRELAPVVDMTNFFIINEWAEGVSRLVEDADAGKVARQAKATPSFRLGELNDAKLLHSLQDVTNRIRNVDMHNVHSAARTVVKLITERFPHASAAGQELLRLLTDKFETLAKEEFATQRYDRAYFLGQLAFIRMLLDHKLSMQAFTAMRETIASIGLIHNEKASMHTAKGRDERPKAEVFVSMLQFEPAKWRFSGDEKRMMEGLMPLYSELEKTGIEREIRALLPALVYYRNGFDHGWTKKSQSAQDIDSKGDEFFLLLKKIVDLLDSKGLFR from the coding sequence ATGCGACGCGTATTCTTGAGCTTTTTGGGTCTAGGTACAAGAAAAGGCGATTCTTACGATTATGACTTTGCCCGATATGCTATGGACGGCAAAGAATCGAGACGAACCAAGTTCGTCCAGGCCGCGGAAGTAGAACTTTTGGGACCGGAGTCTTTCAATCTGGTCCTTATAGTTACAACAGAAAAATCTCAATCTCTGCACTTCGACTCCCTCAAAAGCGAACTCCTGGATCTCGGTGCAAGGCATATCGTATGCCTTCCACTGGAGGAAGACATGACTGAAGCAGGCCAATGGCGATGGTTTGAAGCCATTTTGGAACACATCCAAACCGAAGATCACCTGAGCGTCGATATAACTCACGGCTATCGTGCGATCCCCATTGTTTTTTCAACCTCTATTCATTTTCTGCAGAAAGCTAAACGAGTGAACGTGGAACATGTATTCTATGGGGCCTATGAAAAGAATCGAGAGCTTGCTCCCGTCGTGGACATGACAAATTTCTTCATTATCAACGAGTGGGCGGAAGGTGTCAGTCGCCTTGTGGAAGACGCCGACGCGGGGAAAGTTGCTCGACAAGCGAAGGCAACTCCGTCCTTCCGTTTGGGAGAATTGAATGATGCCAAGCTCCTCCATAGCCTGCAAGATGTCACCAATAGGATTCGAAATGTGGATATGCATAATGTTCACAGTGCAGCGCGAACTGTGGTCAAGCTAATAACCGAGCGCTTCCCTCATGCCTCAGCTGCAGGACAGGAATTGCTCAGACTACTCACGGACAAATTTGAAACGCTGGCCAAAGAAGAGTTTGCAACACAACGCTACGATAGAGCCTATTTTCTTGGGCAGCTGGCGTTTATTAGGATGCTTTTGGATCACAAGCTCAGCATGCAAGCGTTTACCGCCATGAGGGAAACCATCGCGTCGATCGGACTCATCCACAATGAGAAAGCATCGATGCATACAGCCAAGGGGCGAGATGAGCGTCCCAAAGCGGAAGTCTTTGTGAGCATGTTGCAGTTCGAACCTGCCAAATGGCGTTTTTCCGGGGATGAGAAACGTATGATGGAAGGATTGATGCCACTTTACAGTGAACTGGAAAAAACCGGGATAGAAAGAGAGATCAGGGCTCTGCTGCCCGCTCTTGTGTATTACCGGAACGGCTTCGATCATGGATGGACGAAGAAGTCACAATCCGCCCAAGATATCGATTCCAAAGGAGATGAATTCTTTCTCCTGCTTAAGAAAATCGTCGACCTGTTGGATAGCAAAGGACTTTTTCGTTGA
- a CDS encoding methyl-accepting chemotaxis protein produces MKKYSIGVKLLGGFLIVALIAAFIGVFGIVEIRQISGRDRLLYESGAKPLGQVALFSMAFQRTRVNLRDVIVASLTGADATKYVQRLSELDAEMDGYAKDYEKTLVSEEAKKNFAGLMDAIKTYAPIRAKMVELAGSGLTVSALDLMNGEGMTAARQIDEYLKKMTHGKIEFSKKISDDNTVGADAAVTLTIIVTVLGVVIASLLGIFLARSITVPVNRVVAGLSEGSEQVASASGQVSAASQSLAEGSSEQASALEETSASIEELSSMTMQNADNANHANAVMAETGRVVNEANRSMQELTGAMKEITTSSEDMAKIIKTIDEIAFQTNLLSLNAAVEAARAGEAGAGFSVVADEVRNLAMRSAESAKNTANMIDESIKRIKNGSEIVSKTNEAFEQVLSGAKKVGELVSEIAAASKEQAQGISQISNAIGEMDKVVQQNAANAEESAAASEELNAQAMQMKQFVAELITVVQGSNATRVSSAQTETAPRRRPVLQAKTFPSKTLVVSAQSGKPPGNGARSVHPEQVIPMDDDAFRDF; encoded by the coding sequence GTGAAAAAATACAGTATCGGCGTGAAATTGCTGGGCGGGTTTCTTATCGTTGCCCTCATCGCGGCCTTTATCGGGGTTTTTGGAATCGTCGAGATCAGGCAGATTAGCGGCCGCGACAGGCTTCTGTATGAGAGCGGCGCGAAGCCGTTGGGGCAGGTCGCCCTCTTTTCAATGGCGTTTCAACGCACGCGCGTCAACCTGAGGGACGTCATAGTCGCCTCACTCACCGGGGCTGATGCGACGAAATACGTCCAGCGTCTGTCAGAGCTGGATGCCGAGATGGACGGCTACGCGAAGGATTATGAAAAAACACTCGTTTCAGAGGAAGCGAAAAAGAATTTCGCCGGCTTGATGGACGCCATAAAAACATACGCCCCCATACGGGCGAAAATGGTTGAGCTTGCTGGATCCGGGCTGACCGTTTCGGCGCTGGATTTGATGAACGGGGAGGGGATGACGGCCGCGCGTCAGATCGACGAGTACCTCAAAAAAATGACGCACGGCAAGATTGAATTTTCCAAAAAGATCTCTGACGACAACACCGTAGGGGCCGACGCCGCCGTCACCCTGACGATCATCGTGACGGTGCTGGGCGTCGTGATCGCGTCTCTTCTGGGCATTTTTCTAGCCCGCTCCATCACCGTTCCGGTGAACCGGGTCGTCGCCGGGTTGTCCGAGGGGTCCGAACAGGTGGCCTCGGCATCCGGTCAGGTTTCGGCGGCGAGCCAGTCTCTTGCGGAGGGTTCTTCCGAGCAGGCGTCGGCCCTGGAGGAGACGTCGGCCTCGATCGAAGAGCTTTCGTCGATGACGATGCAGAATGCCGACAACGCCAACCACGCCAACGCGGTGATGGCGGAGACCGGTCGCGTCGTCAACGAGGCGAACCGTTCGATGCAGGAGCTCACCGGGGCGATGAAAGAGATCACCACCAGCAGCGAGGACATGGCGAAGATCATCAAGACGATCGACGAAATCGCATTTCAGACGAATCTACTGTCCTTGAACGCGGCGGTGGAGGCTGCCCGGGCCGGCGAGGCGGGGGCGGGATTCTCAGTTGTCGCCGACGAGGTGAGGAACCTCGCGATGCGGTCGGCGGAATCGGCGAAGAACACCGCCAACATGATCGACGAATCGATCAAGCGGATCAAGAACGGCTCGGAGATCGTCTCAAAGACGAATGAGGCGTTCGAGCAGGTACTGAGCGGCGCAAAGAAGGTGGGCGAGCTGGTCAGCGAGATCGCCGCGGCCTCGAAGGAGCAGGCACAGGGCATCTCCCAGATCAGCAACGCTATCGGCGAAATGGACAAGGTGGTGCAGCAGAACGCGGCGAATGCGGAAGAATCGGCGGCGGCTTCCGAAGAGCTGAACGCCCAGGCGATGCAGATGAAGCAGTTTGTCGCCGAACTGATCACGGTGGTTCAGGGAAGCAACGCCACCCGCGTATCATCCGCGCAAACGGAGACAGCGCCCCGCCGGCGGCCGGTGCTTCAGGCAAAGACATTTCCGTCGAAGACGCTTGTTGTTTCCGCCCAATCAGGGAAACCTCCCGGAAACGGGGCAAGAAGCGTCCATCCCGAACAGGTCATCCCGATGGACGACGACGCGTTCAGAGATTTTTGA
- the csx20 gene encoding CRISPR-associated protein Csx20 translates to MEHTLFLLFNHRLTPDQAADARASLAVSSIADLPPDLKELWGSIPPRVPEIEPVLAPFRDWLDRNARPGDFVLVQGDFGATYLMVRFAMARNWIPVYSATRREALEEHLPDGRVRLTHHFRHERFRYYGR, encoded by the coding sequence ATGGAACATACGCTGTTTCTCCTTTTCAACCACCGGCTCACCCCGGACCAGGCCGCGGACGCCAGGGCGTCGCTGGCCGTTTCCTCCATCGCTGATCTGCCGCCCGATCTCAAGGAACTGTGGGGCTCCATCCCGCCCAGGGTCCCGGAAATAGAGCCCGTGCTCGCTCCTTTCAGAGACTGGCTGGATCGGAACGCCCGCCCCGGTGACTTCGTCCTGGTCCAGGGCGATTTCGGAGCCACCTACCTCATGGTCCGGTTCGCCATGGCCCGCAACTGGATCCCCGTGTATTCCGCCACCCGCCGGGAAGCCCTCGAAGAACACCTTCCCGACGGCCGTGTCCGGCTCACCCACCATTTCCGGCATGAACGATTTCGATACTATGGGAGATGA
- a CDS encoding methyl-accepting chemotaxis protein: MRITKRGIKTNLFIGFGMILGLTILISVSGIWRVKEITSRVIRTINTDFKMSENASKARAHTLQLRRYEKDMLINLENLEKVKGYKEKWDKERTSLLARIADMQEAITNPKQKERMDQIKTNLNIYESNITDLYDLLMSRRVVSVREGNDFVNKVKDNIHEVENIAEDMSMDASAKMVSLGKEILADSGKTTVIMTMIITLVITIFLGIGISILMIRSITVPVNRVVAGLSEGSEQVASASGQVSAASQSLAEGSSEQASALEETSASIEELSSMTTQNADNANHANAVMAETGRVVNEANRSMQELTGAMKEITTSSEDMAKIIKTIDEIAFQTNLLSLNAAVEAARAGEAGAGFSVVADEVRNLAMRSAESAKNTANMIDESIKRIKNGSEIVSKTNEAFEQVLSGAKKVGELVSEIAAASKEQAQGISQISNAIGEMDKVVQQNAANAEESAAASEELNAQAMQMKQFVAELITVVQGSNATRVSSAQTETAPRRRPVLQAKTSPSKTLVVSAQSGKPPGNGARSVHPEQVIPMDDDAFRDF, encoded by the coding sequence ATGCGCATAACAAAGCGAGGCATTAAAACGAACCTGTTTATAGGGTTCGGAATGATCCTTGGATTGACAATTCTGATATCGGTTTCTGGTATCTGGAGGGTTAAAGAAATTACCAGCAGAGTAATCAGAACGATAAACACGGATTTCAAGATGTCGGAAAATGCTTCCAAAGCGCGTGCCCATACCCTTCAATTGCGTAGATACGAAAAAGACATGCTGATCAATTTGGAGAATCTTGAAAAAGTAAAAGGGTATAAAGAAAAATGGGACAAAGAACGTACAAGTTTGTTGGCAAGAATCGCCGATATGCAAGAAGCGATTACCAATCCCAAACAGAAAGAACGTATGGATCAGATAAAGACAAATCTGAATATATATGAATCCAATATAACTGATCTATACGATCTTTTAATGAGTAGGAGAGTAGTATCTGTAAGAGAAGGAAATGACTTTGTAAATAAAGTGAAAGATAATATACATGAAGTGGAAAACATTGCCGAGGATATGTCAATGGATGCCTCGGCGAAAATGGTGTCCCTTGGAAAAGAAATTTTGGCCGATTCAGGAAAAACAACAGTTATTATGACAATGATTATCACTTTAGTGATTACCATTTTTCTGGGAATCGGAATCAGCATCCTTATGATCCGCTCCATCACCGTTCCGGTGAACCGGGTCGTCGCCGGGTTGTCCGAGGGGTCCGAACAGGTGGCCTCGGCATCCGGTCAGGTTTCGGCGGCGAGCCAGTCTCTTGCGGAGGGTTCTTCCGAGCAGGCGTCGGCCCTGGAGGAGACGTCGGCCTCGATCGAAGAGCTTTCGTCGATGACGACGCAGAATGCCGACAACGCCAACCACGCCAACGCAGTGATGGCGGAGACCGGTCGCGTCGTCAACGAGGCGAACCGTTCGATGCAGGAGCTCACCGGGGCAATGAAAGAGATCACCACCAGCAGCGAGGACATGGCGAAGATCATCAAGACGATCGACGAAATCGCATTTCAGACGAATCTACTGTCCTTGAACGCGGCGGTGGAGGCTGCCCGGGCCGGCGAGGCGGGGGCGGGATTCTCAGTTGTCGCCGACGAGGTGAGGAACCTCGCGATGCGGTCGGCGGAATCGGCGAAGAACACCGCCAACATGATCGACGAATCGATCAAGCGGATCAAGAACGGCTCGGAGATCGTCTCAAAGACGAATGAGGCGTTCGAGCAGGTACTGAGCGGCGCAAAGAAGGTGGGCGAGTTGGTCAGCGAGATCGCCGCGGCCTCGAAGGAGCAGGCACAGGGCATCTCCCAGATCAGCAACGCTATCGGCGAAATGGACAAGGTGGTGCAGCAGAACGCGGCGAATGCGGAAGAATCGGCGGCGGCTTCCGAAGAGCTGAACGCCCAGGCGATGCAGATGAAGCAGTTTGTCGCCGAACTGATCACGGTGGTTCAAGGAAGCAACGCCACCCGCGTATCATCCGCGCAAACGGAGACAGCGCCCCGCCGGCGGCCGGTGCTTCAGGCAAAGACATCTCCGTCGAAGACGCTTGTTGTTTCCGCCCAATCAGGGAAACCTCCCGGAAACGGGGCAAGAAGCGTCCATCCCGAACAGGTCATCCCGATGGACGACGACGCGTTCAGAGATTTTTGA